A window of the Planococcus citri chromosome 4, ihPlaCitr1.1, whole genome shotgun sequence genome harbors these coding sequences:
- the LOC135845723 gene encoding uncharacterized protein LOC135845723, translating into MEASAVAANLSRALNLENDKFEAITKPNACEFYEAVPTLQKIAPFKVAVDIWRYAIGLENPSAPLPYNAETDSYVLFSEKDTLEIVDKLQQNFPEYPFIREVLVDCLDVVKNEMIRWANYYRKNIFIEKGKKTWALVKLSDLLFCEWLPCGKIDDRKTALKMLSNARLTEVDTFKIMCKYCLEDSIKELKPGSLPKRSLKKIRFDKNPLMYYWLCHINDELHKIPKKEDESIESFLITADDVDNWPAIEFFWDRLSAEEQLTKAEELLDRRPEFQKELFFKMNEFQRDTILSKKPLEIMRNFFFLPSCERYVFSIWTSLVRTITYEKFAQVFLDLLNASLPDHVERLRCLVEMWHSSPLNLKTLALESIAENVVLSHIKDYCPEGQQARTLLPCYPDFLLAFLSSASIEFRKNILFKHGDKLITHNDSHMIDQLMELCLADDNDIAEFRKYLSDSEIVQKYCCMMLVEYSEYYDHDRLSGFVNYYLPDPQIKANLMVNLVPRAGSLINFFNCAIGFINDRLNISSEETIELKKRMIWLYATHHHQFRWVSYYAREFVTDIVTKVLDAEELKKYKSTALETFRSSYKWCNFDEESIRGFLQWCFDQDTEKISKFKKSLSMDSVFDYFFSSERDRRFPSTDSEDEGVAWDGEAHFDLLHRILLWYYEDPVKVKKYKQVKAIELHLKRRNQVHGFLLWCLEYDQAEINNFIQFASFRRRQLYE; encoded by the coding sequence ATGGAGGCGTCTGCTGTTGCAGCGAACCTATCGAGAGCATTGAACCTGGAAAACGACAAATTCGAAGCTATCACAAAACCTAATGCTTGTGAGTTTTACGAGGCTGTACCTACTCTGCAGAAAATAGCTCCTTTTAAGGTAGCAGTTGATATATGGCGATATGCAATAGGCCTCGAGAATCCCTCAGCTCCATTACCATACAATGCTGAAACAGATAGTTACGTTTTATTCTCCGAAAAAGATACATTGGAGATCGTCGATAAATTGCAACAGAATTTTCCCGAGTATCCCTTCATTCGAGAAGTCTTGGTGGATTGTCTCGAcgtggtgaaaaatgaaatgatcagATGGGCTaattattacagaaaaaatattttcatcgaaaaaggcaaaaaaactTGGGCATTGGTTAAATTATCAGATTTACTGTTTTGCGAATGGTTACCATGTGGAAAAATTGACGACAGAAAGACCGCCTTGAAGATGTTATCTAATGCCAGACTAACTGAGGTGGATACGTTCAAAATAATGTGTAAATATTGTTTGGAAGATAGTATAAAAGAATTGAAACCCGGTTCGCTTCCCAAAcgttctctcaaaaaaataagattcgaTAAAAATCCTCTAATGTACTATTGGCTTTGTCACATCAACGATGAATTgcataaaataccaaaaaaagaagaCGAATCGATCGAATCTTTCTTGATTACTGCAGATGACGTAGATAACTGGCCGGCCATCGAGTTCTTCTGGGATCGTTTGAGCGCAGAAGAACAACTCACCAAAGCTGAAGAATTACTCGATCGAAGACCAGAATTTCAAAAggagttatttttcaaaatgaacgaatttcaaAGAGATACAATCTTGTCGAAGAAACCGTTGGAAATCATGCGTAATTTTTTCTTCCTACCTTCATGCGAACGATATGTTTTCTCAATTTGGACCAGTTTGGTGCGAACGATAACGTACGAAAAATTCGCCCAAGTTTTCTTAGATCTTTTGAACGCCAGTCTTCCAGATCACGTTGAGAGATTACGATGCCTTGTCGAAATGTGGCACAGCTCTCCTCTCAATTTGAAAACTCTCGCATTGGAATCCATAGCTGAAAATGTTGTCTTGTCGCATATCAAAGATTATTGTCCAGAAGGGCAACAAGCACGTACTCTGTTGCCTTGTTATCCTGATTTCTTACTAGCATTCCTATCTAGCGCCAGTATCGAGTTCAGAAAAAATATCTTGTTTAAGCACGGAGATAAATTAATCACTCATAATGATTCGCATATGATTGATCAACTAATGGAACTCTGTCTCGCTGACGACAACGACATCGCCGAGTTCAGAAAATACTTATCAGATTCCGAGATTGTTCAGAAGTATTGTTGCATGATGCTAGTTGAATATTCCGAATATTACGACCACGATCGATTATCAGGTTTCGTTAATTATTATCTTCCTGATCCGCAAATCAAAGCTAATTTAATGGTTAATCTCGTCCCACGTGCGGGAAGTTTGATTAATTTCTTCAATTGTGCGATCGGATTCATCAACGATCGTTTGAATATTTCATCCGAGGAAACAATAGAACTAAAGAAACGTATGATTTGGTTGTATGCAACCCATCATCATCAATTCAGATGGGTCAGTTATTACGCTCGCGAATTCGTCACCGATATAGTTACCAAAGTCCTTGACGCTGAAGAGTTGAAGAAGTATAAAAGTACAGCTCTAGAAACATTTCGATCGAGTTATAAATGGTGCAACTTCGACGAAGAAAGTATTCGAGGATTTCTTCAGTGGTGTTTTGATCAAGATACCGAGAAAATatccaagttcaaaaaatcactctcgATGGATAGCGTGTTCGATTATTTCTTCAGTTCCGAGCGTGATCGTCGTTTTCCTAGTACTGATTCTGAAGATGAAGGCGTGGCATGGGATGGTGAGGCACATTTCGATCTTTTGCATCGAATATTACTTTGGTATTACGAAGATCCAGTAAAAGTAAAAAAGTATAAACAGGTTAAAGCAATCGAATTACATTTGAAGCGACGAAATCAAGTTCATGGGTTTCTATTATGGTGTTTGGAATATGATCAAGCGGAAATTAATAACTTCATACAGTTTGCTAGTTTTCGTCGAAGGCAGTTATACGAGTAG
- the MED24 gene encoding mediator of RNA polymerase II transcription subunit 24 — translation METGKVTSKTSSLKALLLKAWSERWSDLQWGIHIKNILPRGVSGDVYNLADIIFQQALVGPGPNELILSYLKHSLSSQLVSYSAVVLRISKFNGFHKPYCVISLLKFLENIQDGITCRTKQEEGSLAGSIISLVNWLLFCYHYYLTHPCQFPDLMKKPVVILDKIIKNPFTLALLYLAKHENKNMYDITVKKCREIEAVIGKKPAQNDFGVDVALLIKNIMKLDLSVFKTPTKKQDFIDYSVQALMKVIALLNPTIDSQSIVDNLLIIQQLKGYKNCRLYMELVRASFINVYDALENNALYWGAFTFIKLPQIIQLLTCHYKNVNDLSSEQVSKEVVDGFILLMEFCPLLNNIDTHTQNNNVETLLKEMVLLQIISENDKNKILEIRKENSIDTTKIAMFVSEEVSSMFSSIISDIAPTWDKLKKSLHSDKLQEHLISVLSSFLCGKTYELILTCASVKGDLRAFVHKLIKYNELSRQVNQDDSITPYVKVLFDLTFVILCSIIQRYGSDKVLPNNDGNTFFETWVRDCMEEQDCNKAITALKKAEETGRIDTLIGYFESGEFDIRKTNIPLNEICFAMPGVMKKIQDEWRANGKYDDNDVQRMLNTIASQMCCLSICSVSWMCSYMQILPTTESSKPTKMVKHFINLMVKEDGQYEFRTVPIAIQQQPDYYYDKCRISACIMRLMLNEVIGPSSAYTEVFPPYRSIISKDAAYKQLLPTWEIVLKKGCLTTKAFYVFKRVLCVSEPRQFMKFMLHEIIKLRFEDELNKATDLLFALFHFNLHDSTVALLNYLPHLLFKTDKVELVEPQSTAIARLTAFSVCAAVQMKCPQKKGESAKTMDVEQELEGSKIMRMSDLQSGNTRLVYESIGCGSSSQQPTIADGPLLKALTILFRAFDNIADRTGVVTSDTYFVFNVIREIVNCGKDTAKPILANLSNSLIPNLMRSVPDLFTMELILQLYYLDTAAGRRTAIRDLCLLRNLTMR, via the exons ATGGAAACTGGCAAAGTGACGAGTAAAACGAGCAGCTTAAAAGCTCTTCTACTTAAAGCTTGGTCCGAACGTTGGAGTGATTTACAGTGGGGAATTCAcataaaaaat ATTTTACCAAGAGGAGTTAGCGGAGATGTATACAATCTGGcagatattatttttcaacaagcTCTTGTCGGACCTGGACCCAACGAGCTTATATTGTCCTACCTAAAGCATTCCTTAAGCTCgcag CTCGTTTCGTATTCAGCTGTCGTACTtcgtatttcaaaattcaatggaTTCCATAAACCGTATTGCGTGatttcattattgaaatttttagaaaacatacAG GATGGAATCACATGTAGGACTAAGCAGGAAGAAGGATCATTAGCTGGATCGATTATATCATTGGTGAACTGGTTATTATTCTGTTACCATTATTATTTAACTCATCCTTGCCAGTTTCCGGATCTAATGAAAAAACCAGTCGTTATTTTggataaaatcattaaaaatccgTTCACTTTAGCATTGTTGTATTTAGCCAAACATGAGAATAAAA ATATGTACGATATCACAGTGAAAAAATGTCGAGAAATAGAAGCAGTTATTGGCAAAAAACCAGCTCAAAATGATTTCGGCGTCGATGTAGCGTTGTTAATAAA AAATATCATGAAACTGGACCTGAGTGTTTTTAAAACGCCAacgaaaaagcaagacttcatAGATTACTCGGTTCAAGCTCTAATGAAAGTGATAGCTTTACTTAATCCGACCATAGATTCGCAATCCATCGTAGATAATTTATTAATCATACAGCAGCTAAAA GGCTATAAGAACTGCAGATTGTACATGGAACTTGTCAGAGCTTCGTTTATAAACGTATACGACGCTTTGGAAAATAACGCTCTGTATTGGGGTGCTTTTACGTTCATCAAGTTACCACAGATTATACAATTATTAACCTGTCATTATAAAAATGTTAATGATTTATCGTCAG AACAAGTTAGCAAAGAAGTAGTAGATGGATTTATattattgatggaattttgcCCACTTCTCAACAACATCGATACTCATACGCAGAATAATAACGTAGAAACTTTACTAAAGGAGATGGTGCTTTTGCAAATCATCTCagaaaacgataaaaataaaattttagaaattag AAAAGAAAATAGTATCGATACAACGAAGATCGCAATGTTCGTGAGTGAAGAAGTATCTTCGATGTTCTCATCTATTATTTCGGATATAGCGCCTACTTGGgataaattgaagaaatcttTGCATTCCGATAAGCTTCAG gaaCATCTGATTAGTGTATTGAGTTCGTTCCTTTGTGGTAAAACATACGAATTGATCCTAACATGTGCTTCGGTAAAAGGCGATTTGCGAGCTTTCGTTCATAAACTCATCAAATACAACGAATTGAGCAGACAAGTTAATCAAGACGATAGCATTACTCCTTACGTTAAAGTACTTTTCGATTTAACGTTCGTGATTTTATGCTCGATTATCCAAAGATACGGTTCTGAT AAGGTACTTCCGAACAACGatggaaacacgtttttcgaAACATGGGTTCGGGATTGTATGGAAGAACAGGACTGCAATAAAGCTATCACAGCGTTGAAAAAAGCAGAAGAAACTGGTAGAATCGATACACTGATCGGGTACTTCGAATCGGGAGAGTTCGATATCAGGAAAAC CAATATACCTTTGAACGAAATCTGTTTCGCAATGCCTGGAGTCATGAAGAAGATTCAAGATGAATGGCGAGCGAATGGAAAATACGACGATAACGACGTTCAACGAATGTTGAATACGATAGCTTCGCAAATGTGCTGTTTATCTATTTGCTCGGTTTCATGGATGTGCTCTTATATGCAG ATACTTCCAACCACCGAATCATCAAAACCGACCAAGATGGTtaaacattttattaatttaatggTCAAGGAAGATGGCCAGTATGAATTTAGAACCGTACCGATTGCCATACAGCAACAGCCGGATTATTATTACGATAA GTGCAGAATATCAGCTTGTATTATGCGGCTCATGTTGAACGAAGTGATCGGTCCGTCTTCAGCGTATACTGAAGTTTTTCCTCCTTACCGAAG TATTATTTCCAAAGATGCAGCTTATAAACAATTATTACCTACTTGggaaatcgttttgaaaaaaggatGTCTCACTACGAAGgctttttacgtttttaaacgAGTTTTGTGTGTCAGTGAACCTCGCCAGTTTATGAAATTCATGTTACAT GAAATAATCAAGCTGAGATTTGAAGACGAGTTGAATAAAGCGACCGATTTATTATTCGCgttgtttcatttcaacttgCACGATTCGACGGTAGCGTTGTTGAATTATTTGCCTCATTTGCTATTCAAAACTGATAA GGTTGAGTTAGTAGAACCTCAATCTACAGCCATCGCTAGACTGACAGCTTTCTCAGTCTGTGCTGCTGTTCAAATGAAATGCCCTCAAAAGAAAGGAGAATCCGCTAAAACCATGGATGTTGAACAA gaacTAGAAGGCAGCAAAATAATGCGCATGAGTGATCTACAATCGGGTAATACTCGACTGGTATACGAAAGCATAGGCTGCGGATCATCATCTCAACAGCCAACCATCGCCGATGGACCTTTACTAAAAGCTTTAACCATCTTGTTCCGTGCTTTTGATAATATTGCCGATCGAACCGGAGTCGTTACTTCGGATACTTATTTCGTTTTCAACGTTATCAGAGAAATAGTCAACTGCGGAAAAGATACAGCTAAACCTATATTAGCTAATTTGTCGAATTCACTG ATACCAAATTTAATGCGTTCGGTACCGGATCTGTTTACGATGGAGTTAATTCTGCAGCTTTACTACTTAGATACAGCTGCCGGACGGAGAACAGCGATCAGAGATTTATGTTTATTACGTAATCTAACTATGAGATAG